The Fusobacterium necrophorum subsp. necrophorum genome has a window encoding:
- a CDS encoding DsrE family protein, translating into MKKDLAALLQNNPEFDLSIYKILNDKQLESLENNIVLFLHGKTLDMGTKDLSILLLKELLCTLSQQELLPKTIILSQKTVLCNQRESEFLHFFRLLEQKNIEILTCKTSAEYYKINNNIPIGRFAGMEEIIEKLFHASKIIQW; encoded by the coding sequence ATGAAAAAAGATTTGGCAGCACTATTACAAAATAATCCGGAATTTGATTTATCCATTTACAAGATTTTAAATGATAAACAATTGGAAAGCCTGGAAAACAATATTGTGCTTTTTCTTCACGGAAAAACCTTAGATATGGGAACAAAAGATTTGTCCATTCTATTGTTAAAAGAATTACTGTGCACTTTATCCCAACAGGAATTACTTCCTAAAACTATCATTTTGTCTCAAAAAACTGTTTTATGCAACCAAAGGGAATCTGAATTTTTACACTTTTTCAGATTATTGGAACAAAAAAATATTGAAATTTTGACTTGCAAAACTTCAGCAGAATATTATAAAATAAATAATAATATTCCCATTGGACGTTTTGCCGGAATGGAAGAAATTATCGAGAAGCTTTTCCATGCTTCCAAGATTATTCAATGGTAG
- the aroB gene encoding 3-dehydroquinate synthase — translation MKEILIHTKTDDYPILIGSHFLHKVHSFTKKYDKLLFLSNDTLFSYYGDWYQQNIASEKTEYFLLPDGEEYKTLDSVQKIYDFMIEKHFSRKSCILCFGGGVICDIGGFVAASFMRGIDFIQLPTSLLAQVDASIGGKVAVNHSTGKNLIGFFYNPKAVLIDVSFLDTLEETQFQSGMAEVIKHSILSCDEKYSDFLYRNYEAIQEKEEDTLISLVEQSCRIKQYYVEKDMKEQGIRAFLNFGHTYAHALESLFQYKNISHGEAVAKGCLLDVYVSYRQGFLTKEYFEKIKRIFHLYSIDSTPILFPFKALWEAMKQDKKNAFSKINSIYLKKREEEKNFTVQEIHKQFTEDYLTQQPHNEVKAVIDIGTNSCRLYIAERQADTHQIMRHLHQEVQIVQLGEGVNQTKRLQKHAMDRTINCLKNYANTIRDYACSSLYCFATSATRDAENRDFFIQKVFQETGIQIHCISGETEAEYNFRGVSLAVPEQILIIDIGGGSTEFTLGKNASIFFSKSINIGAVRATELFFPNQNYSSEAITQCKKWILEQLDFLKPLRKENFKVIGVAGTATTQISVAKEMKQYRRELVHLSTLSIEQLEKNLMLFLSKSLEERQKIIGLEAKRANVIIAGTIILQTILLYLQQDSMTISEYDNLMGAMIL, via the coding sequence ATGAAAGAAATTTTAATTCACACAAAAACGGATGACTATCCCATTTTGATCGGTTCTCATTTTTTACACAAGGTACATTCTTTTACCAAAAAATATGATAAACTTCTGTTTTTGAGTAATGACACTCTTTTTTCTTATTATGGAGATTGGTATCAGCAGAACATTGCCTCTGAAAAAACGGAATATTTTTTACTTCCGGACGGAGAAGAATATAAAACCTTAGACTCCGTTCAAAAAATTTACGATTTTATGATAGAAAAACATTTTTCCAGAAAGTCTTGTATTCTATGTTTTGGTGGTGGAGTTATCTGTGACATAGGTGGATTTGTTGCGGCAAGTTTTATGCGAGGAATTGATTTTATCCAACTTCCCACTTCCTTGCTGGCACAAGTGGATGCGAGTATCGGAGGAAAAGTAGCTGTCAATCATTCTACCGGAAAAAATTTAATCGGTTTCTTTTACAATCCGAAAGCGGTTCTGATTGATGTCAGTTTCCTTGATACTTTAGAGGAAACACAATTTCAGTCCGGAATGGCTGAAGTTATCAAACATTCCATTTTATCTTGTGATGAGAAATATTCCGATTTCTTATATCGAAATTATGAAGCAATTCAGGAGAAAGAAGAAGATACTCTCATCTCCCTTGTGGAACAATCTTGCCGAATCAAACAATACTATGTAGAAAAAGATATGAAAGAACAAGGAATTCGTGCTTTCTTAAACTTCGGGCATACCTATGCTCATGCTTTAGAGAGTTTATTTCAATATAAAAATATTTCTCATGGAGAAGCGGTGGCAAAAGGCTGTCTTTTAGATGTATATGTTTCCTATCGTCAAGGTTTTTTGACAAAGGAATACTTTGAAAAAATAAAGCGTATTTTTCACCTATATTCTATTGACAGCACTCCGATTCTATTTCCTTTCAAAGCTTTATGGGAAGCCATGAAACAGGATAAAAAGAATGCTTTTTCAAAAATCAACAGTATCTATTTGAAAAAGCGGGAAGAAGAAAAAAATTTTACAGTACAGGAAATACACAAACAATTCACGGAAGACTATTTAACACAACAGCCTCATAATGAAGTGAAAGCAGTGATTGATATCGGAACCAATTCCTGTCGTCTTTATATTGCGGAACGGCAAGCGGATACTCATCAAATTATGAGACATTTACATCAGGAAGTACAAATTGTACAATTGGGAGAAGGAGTCAATCAGACAAAAAGATTGCAAAAACATGCTATGGATAGAACCATAAACTGTCTAAAAAATTATGCAAATACGATACGAGACTATGCTTGCTCTTCTCTCTATTGTTTTGCTACTTCCGCTACAAGAGATGCTGAAAATCGAGATTTTTTTATTCAAAAAGTTTTTCAAGAGACGGGGATTCAAATTCATTGCATTTCCGGAGAAACAGAGGCGGAATATAATTTTCGCGGGGTAAGTCTCGCCGTCCCGGAACAGATTTTAATTATAGACATTGGAGGAGGTTCTACCGAGTTTACTCTCGGAAAAAATGCTTCTATTTTCTTTTCCAAAAGTATCAACATAGGTGCTGTTCGTGCTACAGAACTCTTTTTTCCAAATCAGAACTATTCTTCAGAAGCTATTACTCAATGTAAAAAATGGATTTTGGAACAATTGGATTTCTTGAAGCCTCTTAGAAAAGAAAACTTCAAAGTCATTGGAGTTGCGGGAACAGCTACCACACAAATATCTGTGGCAAAAGAAATGAAACAATATCGAAGAGAACTCGTTCATCTCTCGACACTTTCGATAGAACAACTGGAAAAAAATTTAATGTTATTTCTTTCCAAATCTTTGGAAGAAAGGCAAAAAATTATCGGTTTGGAAGCAAAAAGAGCGAATGTTATTATTGCCGGTACTATCATTTTACAAACGATTCTTCTCTATTTACAACAAGATAGTATGACAATTTCAGAATATGATAATTTAATGGGAGCTATGATACTATGA
- a CDS encoding YihY/virulence factor BrkB family protein, with translation MKREDFHEIYSGVGTSIKHALWKYKEANSNLWVTSLCYYTILSMIPIFAILFSIGTWLGLGEYLLKQIDSHSPLKGEAIELLLTFTDNLLTNARSGVLAGLGFLFLIWSLISMFSIVEKAFNDIWDIEGTRSFVRKISDYLTFFILLPTLILVSNASSLLIRNDFLSKILPYCSVLLFFMALFMVMPNTEVKWLPAFIASFFTSIMFSVFQYAFIYLQVLINTYNKIYGSFSVLFIFLIWLRIAWFLIILGAHLSYLLQNRDMNLYYDSLNIDEISFQSKFSLAVHILTEMVIRYQKEESLVTRADFIEKFHNVIAIDGVLRILKKGNFILEGRNEKQEKVYSLAKNLEKTKLEELYFVISSYGKKLENIENKVVSEKKLQTRLSELGGYEERE, from the coding sequence ATGAAAAGAGAAGATTTTCATGAAATCTATTCCGGAGTAGGGACATCTATCAAACATGCACTTTGGAAATATAAAGAAGCAAATTCAAATTTATGGGTAACTTCTCTTTGTTATTATACAATTTTGTCTATGATCCCCATTTTTGCTATTTTATTCAGTATTGGGACTTGGTTGGGCTTGGGAGAATATTTACTAAAACAGATTGACAGTCATTCGCCCCTAAAAGGAGAAGCGATTGAATTGCTGCTAACCTTTACCGATAATTTATTGACCAATGCGAGAAGCGGAGTATTAGCGGGATTGGGTTTTCTATTTTTAATTTGGTCTTTGATTTCGATGTTTTCCATTGTGGAAAAGGCTTTTAATGATATTTGGGATATTGAAGGAACTCGAAGCTTTGTTCGAAAGATTAGTGATTATTTGACCTTTTTTATTTTATTGCCTACCTTAATTTTAGTGTCCAATGCTTCGTCTCTTTTAATACGAAACGATTTCTTATCGAAAATTTTGCCTTATTGTTCTGTCTTGTTGTTTTTTATGGCTCTTTTTATGGTGATGCCGAATACGGAAGTAAAATGGTTACCGGCTTTTATAGCCAGTTTCTTCACATCCATTATGTTTTCCGTCTTTCAATATGCTTTTATTTATTTGCAAGTGTTAATCAATACTTACAATAAAATTTATGGAAGTTTTTCCGTCTTATTCATTTTTTTGATTTGGCTTAGAATTGCTTGGTTTCTTATTATTTTGGGAGCTCATCTCTCTTATTTATTACAAAATAGAGATATGAATTTATATTATGACAGTTTAAATATTGATGAGATTAGTTTTCAATCTAAATTTTCTTTGGCAGTTCATATCCTGACAGAAATGGTGATAAGGTATCAAAAGGAAGAAAGTTTAGTAACTCGAGCAGATTTTATTGAAAAATTTCATAATGTGATTGCCATTGACGGAGTTCTTAGAATTTTGAAAAAAGGGAATTTTATTTTGGAGGGAAGAAATGAGAAGCAGGAGAAAGTATATTCTCTTGCAAAAAATTTGGAAAAAACAAAGTTGGAAGAGCTGTATTTTGTGATTTCTTCTTATGGAAAAAAACTGGAAAATATAGAGAATAAAGTAGTCTCCGAAAAAAAATTGCAAACTCGTTTATCGGAATTAGGGGGATATGAAGAAAGAGAATGA
- a CDS encoding penicillin-binding protein yields MKKNRFHSRLTGIMYFVCILFMCIGLRLCQIQLAKKAMYRSRILNQIEAKDEEIGERGNILDQNGKQLAFNKRQYTVIIDPSKIHINEDQFLKNLQDIAEKKILDLDASFFETLEKEFQANKKYKVIAKKIDDVTKEKIKECLSKIPEERKYLFFKKEIEREYYRKDIYETLVGMVRFTKDSKEKKAGVFGIESRYEPYLAGKVLTRSKYYSRDKKKVLPTSMEWMYTNLNGNNVYLTLDNEINYILNDEIKAQYDALNAEEAYGIIMDPQNGKILGISTYTRNPKDLRNQVFQNQYEPGSIFKPLIVAAALDEGLIQKNSTFNIGNGSIVKYRHTIRESSRTTTGILTTTEVIKKSSNVGMVLISDRFTEEQFEKSLRKFGLYDKTGVDFPNEIKPYTTPHKKWDKLKKSNMAFGQGITVTPIQMATAFSAVVNGGKLFRPYLVEKIVDDDGVVLRRNIPKVVRQVIKPEVSEMLVGMLEETVAGGTGSKAKVEGYRVGGKTGTAQLSSNGRYLAHQYLASFVGFFPVENPQYVILVMILKPQAESVFGRYGGTASAPVVGNIIRRISKIKNVSSQEVSKIISTKKETLEEKPRPVLGEEMPDLKGLSPKEVMNLFQSTNYDIHIKGTGLVVQQEPAAGKSLEEVNKIEVILE; encoded by the coding sequence ATGAAGAAGAATCGATTTCACAGTCGTTTGACAGGAATTATGTATTTTGTCTGTATTTTATTTATGTGTATCGGCTTACGTCTATGTCAGATACAATTGGCAAAAAAAGCCATGTATCGTTCTCGTATTTTAAATCAAATTGAAGCAAAAGATGAAGAAATAGGAGAAAGAGGAAATATTTTAGATCAAAACGGAAAACAATTGGCATTTAATAAAAGACAATACACTGTCATCATTGATCCTAGTAAAATTCATATCAACGAGGATCAGTTTTTAAAAAATTTACAGGATATCGCGGAGAAAAAAATTTTGGACTTGGATGCTTCTTTTTTCGAAACCTTAGAAAAAGAGTTTCAGGCAAATAAAAAATATAAAGTGATTGCAAAAAAAATAGATGATGTCACAAAAGAAAAAATTAAAGAATGTCTTTCTAAAATTCCGGAAGAAAGAAAATATCTGTTCTTTAAAAAAGAGATAGAGAGAGAATATTATCGAAAGGATATTTATGAAACTTTAGTTGGAATGGTACGCTTTACAAAGGATTCCAAGGAAAAAAAGGCCGGAGTGTTCGGAATAGAAAGTCGTTACGAACCATATTTGGCAGGAAAAGTTCTAACGAGAAGCAAATATTATTCCAGAGATAAAAAGAAAGTACTTCCAACTTCCATGGAATGGATGTACACCAATTTGAATGGAAATAATGTTTATTTGACACTGGACAATGAAATTAACTATATTTTGAATGATGAAATCAAAGCACAGTATGATGCTTTAAATGCGGAAGAAGCATACGGAATTATCATGGATCCTCAAAACGGAAAGATTTTAGGGATTTCTACCTACACCCGAAATCCGAAAGATCTTAGAAATCAAGTTTTCCAAAACCAGTATGAGCCGGGTTCTATTTTTAAGCCTTTGATTGTTGCGGCGGCATTAGACGAAGGATTGATTCAAAAAAACAGTACTTTTAATATTGGAAACGGAAGTATCGTAAAATATCGTCATACCATTCGAGAAAGCAGTCGAACGACAACAGGGATTTTAACAACGACAGAAGTGATTAAGAAATCAAGTAATGTTGGAATGGTGTTGATTAGTGATCGTTTTACAGAGGAGCAATTTGAAAAGTCTTTACGAAAATTCGGTTTGTATGATAAAACAGGAGTGGATTTTCCAAATGAAATCAAACCTTATACCACTCCACATAAAAAATGGGATAAATTGAAAAAAAGTAATATGGCGTTTGGACAAGGAATCACGGTAACTCCGATTCAAATGGCAACTGCATTTTCAGCAGTTGTTAACGGAGGGAAATTATTTCGACCTTATTTGGTCGAAAAGATTGTGGATGATGACGGGGTGGTCTTACGAAGAAATATTCCGAAAGTAGTTCGGCAAGTTATCAAACCGGAAGTTTCGGAAATGTTGGTGGGAATGTTGGAAGAAACCGTTGCCGGCGGAACAGGTTCGAAGGCGAAAGTGGAGGGCTATCGTGTCGGTGGAAAAACGGGAACGGCACAGTTAAGCAGTAACGGTCGTTATTTGGCTCATCAATATTTAGCTTCTTTTGTCGGATTTTTCCCTGTAGAAAATCCTCAATATGTGATTTTGGTCATGATTTTAAAACCGCAGGCGGAATCTGTTTTTGGAAGATACGGAGGAACGGCATCTGCTCCTGTTGTTGGAAATATTATTCGACGGATTAGTAAAATTAAAAATGTATCCTCTCAAGAGGTGTCTAAAATTATTTCTACGAAGAAAGAAACTTTGGAAGAAAAACCTAGACCGGTATTGGGAGAAGAAATGCCGGATCTGAAAGGTCTAAGTCCAAAAGAAGTCATGAATTTATTTCAATCGACGAATTATGATATACATATTAAGGGAACAGGATTGGTAGTCCAACAGGAACCGGCAGCCGGGAAGTCTTTAGAAGAGGTCAATAAAATCGAGGTTATTTTAGAATGA
- the priA gene encoding primosomal protein N', with protein sequence MMYYQVYLEKNRGLYTYVDEKEEYRIGDSVFVSFRNQKQVAYIIALDSRQEFPFRVLPILEKTDFPNIPPLLVQLARWMVRYYVTSYEAVLRNMIPRDLKIKKKIFYSLHSPASSEYPQKLLKYFREYSSVSKATLRKYFPLEEIKQEMARRHLIEFEKNRFAWNLEREKTGEIGKYFLQREQILAKKLEEKFSKAEIQEFLEKNYLEEKNLFETGVSSLHSFRQETSFREIELNEEQRKATFSIMQGKASFYLLKGVTGSGKTEVYLSLIRKAFQEGKGSIFLVPEISLTPQMVERFQGEFQENIAILHSRLSSKERAEEWIQLYHGKKKIVLGVRSAIFAPVQNLQYIIIDEEHESSYKQDVNPKYHARQVALKRAMLEGVKLILGSATPSIESYYYAKHGIYQLLELNQRYNQAKMPDIELVDMKEERDLFFSQRLLEEIRNTLLRKEQILLLLNRKGYSTYIQCQDCGHVEECNHCSIKMSYYASKRIYKCNYCGKVIKYTGRCSVCGSEHLVHSGKGIERVEEELKQYFPDISILRVDGDQKGKQFFEQAYYDFLQGKYQVMIGTQLIAKGLHFPNVTLVGVINADMILNFPDFRAGEKTYQLLAQVAGRAGREEKPGKVIIQTYQSEHYVIEKVREHDYEGFYEKEIEAREFLDYPPFSKMILIGLSSKNEEYLKQKAEEIFQMIPKDEADMYGPMPCLVYRVKDRYRYQIFMKGSRDNIEKYKKILRKVLSKYQTEEEIRISMDAEPLNMI encoded by the coding sequence ATGATGTACTATCAAGTGTATTTGGAAAAAAACAGAGGACTTTATACCTATGTTGATGAAAAAGAAGAGTATCGAATCGGAGACAGTGTCTTCGTATCTTTTCGAAATCAAAAACAGGTAGCTTATATCATAGCGCTTGATAGTCGGCAAGAATTTCCGTTTCGAGTTTTGCCTATTTTAGAAAAAACTGATTTTCCAAATATACCTCCTCTTTTAGTGCAGTTAGCCCGTTGGATGGTAAGATACTATGTTACGAGTTATGAAGCGGTTCTTCGAAATATGATACCGAGAGATTTAAAAATTAAGAAAAAAATTTTTTATTCTTTACATTCGCCGGCGTCCTCTGAATATCCTCAAAAGTTATTGAAGTATTTTCGGGAATATTCTTCTGTTTCTAAGGCAACATTACGAAAATACTTTCCTTTGGAGGAAATCAAACAAGAGATGGCACGACGGCATCTCATAGAATTTGAAAAAAATCGTTTTGCTTGGAATTTGGAAAGAGAAAAGACAGGAGAGATAGGAAAGTATTTTTTGCAAAGAGAACAGATACTAGCAAAAAAATTGGAAGAAAAATTTTCAAAAGCGGAAATTCAAGAATTTTTAGAAAAGAATTATCTGGAAGAAAAAAACCTTTTTGAAACAGGAGTTTCCTCTCTTCATTCCTTTCGTCAGGAAACTTCTTTTCGAGAAATAGAGTTAAATGAAGAACAAAGAAAGGCGACATTTTCGATTATGCAGGGGAAGGCTTCTTTCTATTTATTAAAAGGAGTGACAGGTTCCGGGAAAACGGAAGTTTACTTATCTCTCATTCGAAAAGCTTTTCAAGAGGGAAAGGGAAGTATTTTTTTAGTTCCGGAAATTTCTTTGACTCCTCAAATGGTGGAACGATTTCAGGGAGAATTTCAGGAAAATATCGCTATCTTACACAGTCGATTGAGTTCCAAAGAGAGAGCGGAAGAATGGATTCAATTATATCACGGAAAGAAAAAAATTGTGTTGGGGGTGCGTTCCGCTATTTTTGCTCCTGTACAAAATTTACAATATATCATCATCGATGAAGAACATGAGAGTAGTTATAAACAGGATGTAAATCCCAAATATCATGCGAGACAGGTTGCGTTGAAGAGGGCGATGTTGGAAGGAGTGAAATTGATTTTAGGCTCTGCAACTCCTTCGATTGAGAGTTATTACTATGCAAAACATGGAATATATCAACTTTTAGAATTAAATCAACGATATAATCAAGCAAAAATGCCGGATATTGAATTGGTGGATATGAAGGAAGAAAGAGATTTATTTTTTAGTCAAAGATTGTTGGAAGAAATTCGGAATACTTTACTTCGAAAAGAACAAATTTTGTTGCTTTTAAATCGAAAAGGGTATTCTACCTATATTCAATGTCAAGATTGCGGTCATGTGGAAGAATGTAATCATTGTTCCATTAAAATGAGTTACTATGCCTCCAAAAGAATTTATAAGTGCAATTATTGTGGAAAAGTGATAAAATATACAGGGAGATGTAGTGTCTGTGGGAGTGAACATTTAGTTCATAGCGGAAAAGGAATTGAGAGAGTGGAAGAGGAATTGAAACAGTATTTTCCGGATATTTCCATTTTACGAGTAGACGGGGATCAAAAGGGAAAGCAATTCTTTGAACAGGCATACTACGATTTTTTACAAGGAAAATATCAGGTCATGATAGGAACTCAACTGATTGCTAAGGGTTTACACTTCCCTAACGTTACTTTGGTCGGGGTCATCAATGCGGATATGATATTGAATTTTCCGGATTTTCGTGCAGGAGAGAAAACATATCAGTTGTTGGCACAGGTGGCAGGAAGAGCGGGAAGAGAGGAAAAACCCGGAAAAGTGATTATACAAACCTATCAATCCGAGCATTATGTCATTGAGAAAGTAAGGGAACATGACTATGAGGGATTTTATGAAAAAGAGATAGAAGCCAGAGAGTTTTTAGACTATCCTCCGTTTTCTAAAATGATTTTAATAGGTTTGTCCTCGAAAAATGAGGAATATTTGAAACAAAAAGCGGAAGAAATTTTTCAAATGATTCCAAAGGATGAAGCGGATATGTATGGACCTATGCCCTGCTTGGTTTATAGAGTGAAAGACAGGTATCGGTATCAGATTTTTATGAAAGGGAGTCGAGACAATATAGAAAAGTATAAAAAAATTCTTCGAAAAGTTTTATCGAAATATCAGACAGAAGAGGAGATACGAATTTCTATGGATGCAGAACCCTTGAATATGATTTAG
- the def gene encoding peptide deformylase: MIYEIKKYGDPVLRKITEKVEEVNDEIREILRNMVETMYARDGVGLAAPQVGISLRMFVCDIGTPEESNVKKIINPLITPLTEETISVEEGCLSIPGIYKKVERIAKLKLEYQNEQGEFMEEILEGFPAIVVQHEYDHLEATLFVDRVSPMAKRMIAKKLQALKKETMKDGRE; encoded by the coding sequence ATGATCTATGAAATAAAAAAATATGGAGACCCTGTACTACGGAAAATCACGGAAAAAGTAGAAGAGGTAAATGATGAAATTCGAGAAATTCTAAGGAACATGGTGGAGACCATGTATGCGAGGGATGGAGTGGGATTGGCAGCTCCTCAAGTAGGAATTAGCCTTAGAATGTTTGTTTGTGATATAGGGACTCCGGAAGAAAGTAATGTAAAAAAAATAATCAATCCTTTGATTACACCTTTAACGGAAGAAACGATAAGTGTGGAAGAGGGTTGTTTAAGTATTCCGGGCATTTATAAAAAAGTGGAAAGAATTGCCAAGTTGAAATTAGAATATCAAAATGAACAAGGAGAGTTCATGGAAGAAATTTTAGAGGGGTTTCCGGCGATTGTAGTACAACATGAATATGACCATTTGGAAGCAACTCTCTTTGTGGATCGAGTGTCTCCTATGGCGAAAAGAATGATTGCAAAGAAATTGCAAGCCTTAAAAAAGGAAACGATGAAAGATGGCAGAGAATAA
- a CDS encoding septum formation initiator family protein — protein MAENKKKFSKGYLFLLLIFAYSMFGVIPQILKSQTKIEKIREEIKYLETKNQKERKEIEKYTKNIKELDNDYERERIARNRLQMIKPKEVIYRLNEKSQEEQ, from the coding sequence ATGGCAGAGAATAAGAAAAAATTTTCAAAAGGCTATCTCTTTCTATTGCTGATTTTTGCATATTCGATGTTTGGAGTGATTCCCCAAATTTTAAAAAGCCAGACAAAGATTGAAAAAATTCGAGAGGAAATAAAATATTTGGAAACTAAGAATCAAAAAGAAAGAAAAGAGATAGAAAAGTATACTAAAAATATTAAAGAATTGGACAATGATTATGAAAGAGAAAGAATTGCAAGAAATAGACTTCAAATGATAAAACCGAAAGAAGTCATTTACAGATTAAATGAAAAGAGTCAGGAGGAACAATGA
- the glpX gene encoding class II fructose-bisphosphatase, whose amino-acid sequence MKRELALEFARVTEAAALAAHKWVGRGDKEAADQAAVDAMRTMLNRLAIDGEIVIGEGEIDEAPMLYIGEKVGRVYHEEEAKDEMEEGEVPYYTPVDIAVDPVEGTRMTAQGQANAVTVLAVAKKGSFLKAPDMYMEKLIVGPEAKGKIDLEKPLLENIENVAKALGKTLEEMMIVVLDKPRHTQIIKDLQKLGIKVYALPDGDVAGSILTCLVDSDVDMLYGIGGAPEGVISAAVIRALGGDMQARLKLRSEVKGVSLENDKISNFEKNRCEEMGLRVGEILRMDDLVKDDEVIFSATGITGGDLLSGIYRRGMIAKTQTLVVRGRSKTVRYINSVHNLEYKDPKILHLVK is encoded by the coding sequence ATGAAAAGAGAGCTAGCACTTGAATTTGCCAGAGTCACAGAAGCAGCAGCTTTAGCAGCACACAAATGGGTTGGAAGAGGAGATAAGGAGGCAGCAGATCAAGCCGCAGTGGATGCTATGAGAACGATGTTGAATCGTCTTGCTATTGATGGAGAAATTGTCATTGGAGAAGGAGAAATTGATGAAGCTCCTATGCTTTATATTGGAGAAAAAGTGGGAAGAGTTTATCATGAAGAAGAAGCAAAAGATGAAATGGAAGAAGGAGAAGTGCCTTATTATACTCCTGTGGATATTGCCGTAGATCCGGTGGAAGGAACGAGAATGACGGCACAAGGACAAGCAAACGCAGTGACTGTTTTAGCGGTAGCAAAAAAAGGAAGTTTTTTAAAAGCTCCTGATATGTATATGGAAAAATTGATTGTAGGTCCGGAAGCAAAAGGAAAAATTGATTTGGAAAAACCTTTATTGGAAAATATTGAAAATGTAGCAAAGGCTTTGGGAAAAACATTAGAAGAAATGATGATCGTTGTATTGGATAAACCAAGACATACACAGATTATCAAAGATTTGCAAAAATTAGGAATTAAAGTGTATGCTTTGCCGGACGGGGACGTGGCAGGGTCTATTTTAACTTGTTTAGTGGATTCGGATGTCGATATGTTATATGGAATCGGAGGAGCTCCGGAGGGAGTCATTTCTGCCGCAGTAATTCGTGCCTTAGGTGGGGATATGCAAGCGAGATTGAAATTGAGAAGTGAGGTCAAAGGAGTTTCTTTGGAAAATGATAAAATTTCCAATTTTGAAAAGAATCGTTGTGAAGAAATGGGCTTACGAGTTGGAGAAATTTTGAGAATGGATGATTTAGTCAAGGATGATGAAGTCATTTTTTCTGCAACCGGAATCACAGGAGGAGATTTATTGAGCGGAATCTATCGAAGAGGAATGATTGCAAAGACACAAACTTTAGTAGTAAGAGGAAGAAGTAAAACGGTACGTTATATCAATTCTGTTCATAATTTGGAATACAAAGATCCTAAGATTTTACATTTGGTAAAATAG